Proteins encoded together in one Impatiens glandulifera chromosome 1, dImpGla2.1, whole genome shotgun sequence window:
- the LOC124920953 gene encoding uncharacterized protein LOC124920953 produces the protein MANDNLKFSLRSIIEKKKLNGTNFLDWERNLRIILRSEGREDVLTTPIPKVTDTSSDEEKATATQLKTEALPVTCLMLAAMEPDLQKRFLSSDAYTITTELKTLFQDQARIERYETHKAILDSRLVKGKPVSPHVISLTGLFKRMEDLGTPYDQELATDIVLRSLHDGFAPFRMQYHMNGLKHDLNELHNLLKNAEGNITDDKRKEVLNVNSGKGFKKMAKNKNNYQRKGKQVAKPKGDEKQE, from the coding sequence ATGGCAaacgataatttgaaattctccCTGCGCTCcattattgagaaaaaaaagttaaatgggACTAATTTCCTAGATTGGGAAAGGAATCTGAGGATAATTCTGAGGTCCGAGGGACGTGAGGACGTTCTTACTACCCCTATTCCAAAAGTGACTGATACCTCGTCTGACGAGGAGAAGGCAACAGCAACCCAATTGAAAACTGAGGCTTTACCTGTCACTTGCTTAATGCTTGCTGCAATGGAACCTGATTTGCAGAAGAGGTTTTTGAGTTCCGATGCTTATACCATCACAACTGAGCTGAAAACTCTGTTTCAGGATCAGGCAAGGATTGAACGATATGAAACTCACAAGGCTATACTTGATAGCAGACTTGTGAAAGGGAAACCCGTAAGTCCTCATGTGATTAGTCTAACTGGGCTGTTCAAGAGGATGGAAGATTTGGGGACCCCTTATGACCAAGAGTTGGCCACGGATATCGTTCTTAGATCCTTACACGATGGTTTTGCACCTTTTAGAAtgcaataccatatgaatggACTAAAGCATGATCTAAATGAACTCCACAACCTGCTTAAAAATGCAGAAGGCAATATCACTGATGACAAGAGGAAGGAAGTTCTGAATGTCAATAGTGGGAAGGGTTTTAAGAAAATGGctaagaataaaaacaattacCAAAGAAAAGGTAAACAAGTTGCAAAACCCAAGGGTGATGAGAAGCAAGAGTAG
- the LOC124921072 gene encoding zinc finger protein BALDIBIS-like, whose amino-acid sequence MNIPDDSFSVMISNSQYPNNPSYPNPNPTPNPSKRKRNLPGAPDPDSEVVALSPKSLMATNRFVCEICKKGFQRDQNLQLHRRGHNLPWKLKRSDKDLIIKRKVYVCPVNGCVHHEPSRALGDLTGIKKHYSRKHGEKKWKCDKCSKKYAVQSDWKAHSKICGTREYKCDCGTIFSRKDSFTTHRAFCDALSDEAIRSYTTFPTPATYGSVNIVSGGGVEDDQEELLIRSKQFKLPLWADHLNHHGIGNAQELIIDNGLSNNWSTSPAMFPANMMLKEEDDCKGFLSNAIRAAAEESSYYYGNDTTTSFMSSSSSSSATALLQKAVEMGSTTPNNVSSIFCNSSMNGVMSSNLMSKMADEQQHNYMMSNGGRIINNEDGTTSFVNSNNPFAMIREAVERSTTRDFLGSSAAKIASFGAAAAAMSGQCNTGSLN is encoded by the exons ATGAATATCCCTGATGATTCCTTCTCTGTAATGATCAGCAACTCCCAATATCCCAACAACCCATCATACCCTAACCCTAATCCCACTCCAAATCCatccaaaagaaagagaaatctCCCCGGAGCTCCAG ATCCAGATTCAGAAGTTGTAGCACTTTCACCAAAATCACTCATGGCAACGAACCGATTCGTTTGTGAGATCTGCAAAAAGGGTTTTCAAAGGGACCAGAATTTGCAACTACACAGGAGAGGGCATAATCTTCCATGGAAGCTCAAGAGATCTGATAAGGATTTGATAATTAAGAGGAAGGTTTACGTCTGCCCAGTGAATGGCTGCGTTCATCATGAACCTTCTCGGGCACTAGGTGACTTGACTGGGATTAAGAAACATTACAGTCGGAAACATGGAGAAAAGAAGTGGAAATGtgataaatgttcaaagaaaTATGCAGTTCAATCCGATTGGAAAGCCCATAGCAAGATCTGTGGGACAAGAGAATATAAATGCGATTGCGGGACTATCTTCTCAAG GAAGGATAGCTTCACTACTCACAGGGCTTTCTGTGATGCATTATCTGATGAAGCTATAAGATCGTACACAACATTTCCAACGCCGGCGACATATGGGTCTGTAAATATTGTCTCCGGTGGTGGCGTAGAGGATGATCAAGAGGAGCTTCTTATAAGGTCGAAGCAATTTAAACTTCCATTGTGGGCAGATCATCTAAACCATCATGGAATTGGAAATGCTCAGgaattaataattgataatgGGTTATCCAATAATTGGTCGACATCGCCTGCAATGTTTCCGGCGAATATGATGCTAAAGGAGGAAGACGATTGCAAAGGGTTTTTATCGAACGCCATACGTGCGGCGGCGGAGGAAAGTTCTTACTACTACGGAAATGATACTACTACAAGCTTCATGTCTTCTTCTTCGtcgtcgtctgcgacagccCTACTGCAAAAAGCAGTAGAAATGGGGTCCACAACTCCAAACAATGTTTCGTCTATTTTCTGCAACAGTAGTATGAACGGAGTAATGAGTTCGAATTTGATGTCAAAAATGGCCGATGAACAACAACACAATTACATGATGAGTAACGGTGgaagaattataaataatgaGGATGGGACGACTTCGTTTGTTAATTCGAATAATCCTTTTGCAATGATTCGTGAAGCCGTGGAGAGGAGCACGACCAGAGATTTTCTCGGCAGCAGCGCCGCCAAGATTGCCTCTTTCGGTGCGGCGGCGGCGGCCATGTCCGGCCAATGTAATACCGGAAGtcttaattaa
- the LOC124920943 gene encoding uncharacterized protein LOC124920943 codes for MINNNVNGSMSTPSSASNVQSQGLKTYFKAPEGRYKLHSEKTHPSGLLPYAHGKSVTQITLAELKEKQAQLPHLSSTSYSASSGVRYVASKFLGSSNGSRGNSGLAGGGSATSKVNGGASRSVSLASNGSHSVINPSFDGKGTFLIFNVGDTLYTSDLSSQDKDPIKAIHFSSSNPICHAFDSEAKDGHDLLIGLSSGDVYSVTLRQQLQDVGKKLVAAQHYNKDGSTTVRQDRKCFQFLLYLLIVHDYG; via the exons ATGATCAACAACAACGTCAACGGTTCAATGTCTACGCCGTCTTCCGCCTCGAATGTTCAATCGCAGGGTCTTAAAACATACTTCAAGGCACCCGAGGGCCGCTACAAGCTCCATTCAGAGAAGACTCATCCATCCGGCCTCCTTCCTTACGCCCATGGCAAATCCGTCACTCAG ATAACCCTAGCGGAGCTTAAGGAGAAGCAGGCGCAACTGCCGCATCTTTCAAGCACGAGCTACAGCGCGAGCAGTGGAGTCAGGTATGTTGCATCTAAGTTTCTTGGAAGTAGCAATGGAAGCCGAGGGAATAGTGGTTTGGCCGGAGGAGGGAGTGCAACGAGTAAAGTTAATGGAGGAGCGAGTAGGAGTGTGTCTCTAGCATCTAATGGTTCTCATTCTGTGATAAATCCGAGTTTTGATGGTAAAGGAACCTTTCTGATATTCAACGTAGGGGATACATTGTATACCAGTGACCTTAGTTCACAGGATAAA GACCCTATAAAGGCGATTCATTTTAGTAGCTCGAATCCTATTTGTCATGCTTTTGATTCAGAAGCTAAGGATGGTCATGATTTGCTGATTGGATTGAGCTCCGGAGATG TCTATTCTGTCACTTTGAGGCAGCAATTACAGGATGTTGGAAAGAAGCTTGTGGCAGCCCAGCACTATAATAAAGATGGTTCAACCACTGTCAGGCAAGACAGAAAATGCTTTCAATTTCTTCTATATTTGCTAATTGTTCATGATTATGGTTAA